A segment of the Roseiconus lacunae genome:
GCAGCGTCCCACAACGAAAACTTTGCAGAGCATAAGGCGACATCGGGAGAGGCCAAACCTGAAATTTAACAGACCCTTAGAGCGTTTATTGATTCTGTTGTAATGTGATGCTATCCGTCTAACCAAAGTGATGAACACGATGACTCGGAAAACGAATGACCAAGACGGTCATGAAGAATCTTCGAATCCAACTCAACCGAAGTCCAATTCGATTGATGACGTAGCAGAGGAGGCAACACAGACCACTGATCATGTCGACGCCCCGCGTTCGATGTACAGTCCGCGTTCGATGTACAGTCCGCGTTCGATGTACAACCCCCGTTCGATGTACAGCCCCCGTACGAATGAGTATTCAGCTCAAGCGTCCTCGGTGTCGCGATCTTCTCTTTTAACCTCGGGAACGACTCAGGATCCGTTGCCTTTTTTAGAGTGGTCAATTGGGCGTCCGCTTCGAATCGCTCATTTGAATGCCGCGTTAATACCGGCGGGGATCGAATACTGGCTGGCTTCGTTGGCACGCTATGCCGACCCGGAGCGGTTGCAGTTTCTACGAAGTGTGATTGTGACCGATTGGGTTGACCCACGGCAGGTTTCACGAATGGGAATGCCGATCGAAGTGGGGGGCCGAGAGAGTGTGATGCAAGCGGCTCGAGACTGTGACATCTTGTTTGTTTCCGACCCGGGGCAAGTTTCACATGACGTTTGTCGCTGGTTACAGGAGTCCCCGCCTCCGATTTCAATCTTCATCGCCCACGGTGACGCCGAGTACACACGGGATCGGCTTTCGAAGATTGGACCTGTGATCGATCATATTATCGCGGTAACCGAGCATGTCCGCCGCGAGGTGTGCGACGGTTGGCCGGTCTCGGTAGTGCTCAACGGCGTAGACCCCCATCGTCTCGTGAAGACGCGTCCTCGGTCGGTCTCGCGCGACGCATTGGGTTTTTCACAGGACGACTTCGTGGTTGGATTTGTTGGCAGGTTGAGTGAAGAGAAGAATCCACAACTTGTGATCGATGCCGTCGCCCGTTTGCCTCGTCACTGTAAAGCTTTGTTGGTGGGCTATGGTGTGATGCGGGATTTCATTCTTGAGCACGGGATGAAGCTATTGCCCGGACGTTTCGTTCTCGCCGAAGGTGACGGAGATCTTGGAGACCTTTATTCAGCGATGGATGCTTTTGTAATGCCGTCTCGGTTTGAAGGTTATGGGTTGGTCGCGATGGAAGCGATGATGGCAGGGGTTCCGGTGGTCGGAACTCCGTATGGGATGGTATCGGATCTGATCGTCGACGGCGTCAATGGAATGGTCGTCGATCCAAATGCCGAATCGATTGCGGCGGCGATTGAAAAGCTGCAGCGATTTCCGCGGTTTCGCAGGGCGATGATCGAAGCCGGCCATGAACTCGCAGAGCGAGTCGGATATGCCAGCGATATGGCACGGAACTATGAGCAGTTGTTACAGAAGCTGTGGTTCGATCGTGGAGGTACGCGTTGATGCCAATCGGTAGCTATATGGCAATTCCTACGTTCGCGACGGAATTGATCCGCCAGAATCCGGGCACGGTTCTCGATCTGGGAATGGGGTTTGGGATGCTCGGCGTCGCGGTTCGGCAATGGCTTGACCTGGGGGTTCAGCCTTGGAGGACACATTTGGTCGGCGTCGAAATTTGGCCCGCATACCGAAATCCCGTCTGGGATCTTTACAACCTCATTTTCGTCCGTGACTTGCGTGAGCATTTGAATCTCGATCGCCAGCAGTACGCGATGGTACTGATCGGTGATGTGATCGAGCACTTTGAAGATGAAGTTGCGATAGAAGTCCTAGAACAAGCTCGCCGGTTGGTTTGTCCCAATGGATCATTGATGGTCATCACTCCAGACGATGCGATGGAGCAAGGTGCCGCTCACGGCAATCCGTATGAGCGGCATCGATCGGTTTGGACGTCAGATCGTTTTGTCGAACGAGGCTTTGAAATTTTGATCGATTCCAAGACGCCCCAATTGCCTCCGGCGACGCCGACAGTGGTTGCCAGGTGGACAAACGCATGAGCACTGGTAGCTAGCCAAGCGTGTGCCAGGCAAGTCATGCCTGCGCGAGGGTGCTAAGCCGGCGGCTTCTGCATGTCGTCTTCAGTGGCGGCGGGCGGTGCTTCTTCCGCTGAATCCCGTTTGACTCGCAGGATGAATCGATTGTCTTCGATACGGATGTCTTCGAACTTCCGCATGAATTCTGCGTTCTCGGGTTTCTTGTAGATTTCGTTGGCGAGATTTTCGCTGCGAAATCCTTGCATCACGGATTCGGGAACCGGGTCGCCATTGACTTCGGCTTGTTGCATCGTGACGATCAAAACGCCGCCTTCCATCGAAACGTCGAATGTTCCGGAACCATTGAAGTACCGCCCTTCACCCATGGGCATTCCGTCGAGCGGTAAGCTGACGTCGCCGTGAACCTGGTCGTCCTTGATCTCGACAAAGAATTTACCTTTCAGGTTCTCATCCGTTGCGATCCAGGCGTTGATATCGTCCGCGGTTAGCTCAAGATCCTCTTCGGGGGTTTCGCCAGCGTTCAACTTTTCGCGAAAGCTTTCGACGCGACTCTTTAGCGCCGCCATTTCTTCTTCGGTGTATTCGACCGTTTCAAGTTTTGCCGGCGTCGTCGACGTGTAGGTATCAACGGCCTTTGACGCGAGCATGTAGATACCGACGCCGGCGCAGAGAATTGCTCCAACGAACAGGCCGCCGGCAACCAAGCATCCGATCAGGCAACCTTTGTTGGTTCCGGAGGAATGCTCTTGTACGGGGGCATCGGTGAATTGTGGTTCGAAAGCGTTCGACATCGGATCCGTGCCTTGGACTGAGTGAATTCGGTTCCAAGTGAATCACGAGACTCTCGCCCATTGAACGCGCTGCCGTCAACAACCGACAACGGGGGGCATTACGTCGAACTCGTGAGACACCCGTCTCTCGGGCACGACTGGCGAACGATCGAGGCGCCGGTCGACCCGAGGCTTTCGTTTTACCGAATTCTTTGGCGTCGGGATACGCGTCTAGAAAGACCGCTCACGCGCTGCGGCTAAGTGGTCGGGCGGCGAGTTCGTTGACATTGACCGCGGTTCGCCAAGTCGATTGACCGGCGATCTGCAAAAAGGTTTTTAAGTGCGAAAGCTCTGAAAGTTGGCAAACCAGTTCGGCGGTGGAGTCGACACCATAGTGGTTCATGACCGAGGCACGTCGGCGGTCGACGGTTCGTTCTGAAACCTGTAGCTCTTCCGCGATCTCACGATTGAGCATACCGTTAACAATTCGTTCAGCGACCTGGTGTTCCTGATCGGAGAGACCGCGTTGAATCGATTGAAGCGTTTCCAGCCGCGATTTGAGCGTTTGGTACTGACGAACTTCGTCGGTCACATCGGAGAGAAGGTTGTGATAGCGATCGTCCTGTCCGCTTCCGATCGATCGGTTGCGGTAGACCGAAAAGACGCGTGACTCGCCGCTGGAGCTAAGCAAGCTCAGCAGCAGGTGGGTTGGCCGACGGTCGCTGGCAAACCGAAAGTAATCATTTGCCCTGCAGTCGGGTGAAAAGATCGTGTTGATCGGCCGCCCGACAAGTGTTTCGGGTGAGTAGCCGAGTACTTCGGTGATCGAATGGCTGACTTCGGTGATGTTCCCACTGAGGTCTTGTGAGATAAAGGCATGGGGGGCGACAAAATCGGTAAGTCGCGGTTGGTCTGGAGCAGCAGTCGAGTAAACCATGGCATTCCTCGGTCAACAGTCATTATGAGCCTGCTGGGTGGAGCAACGCTTAGGGCGGCGATCCGCCGTAGATTCTGGTAAAACTCTCATTTTTTTGGGAAATTTGATCGGCCGCCTATCTAGGGGGGCTGAGTTTAGTTGCGGCCGTGCGGTTTTGGTGTGTTTGTTGTGGTTGAAACACTACACACAAACCGCAACCACAACTGTGAGGACGATCAACAATCCGACACTGAACTTTCCGATCGTACCGAACAGTTTGCCCCAGAATGCTGCCTGCCCAACGTTCCAGTTATCTCGCCATGCTCGCCCGTCGGTCCATTCGCCGTACATCGCTCCGAAAGCCGCACCGAGTCCGCCAAAGATGATGGCAGCGAAGATTTGGCCGACCACAGGAATTGGAACGCCAACAATTCCACCGACGACCGCACCTACGATAGAACCAAAGATCGAATAGATCGTTGACTTGGTGCTCGCGCCGGCGTTCTTTGCACCGGCTGCTGAAGCGACAAACTCGATCACTTCGCCAACAAAAGCAATCGCAAAGGTGACTCCCAGTGTCATCAGCGAGATCGATAGTCGTCCGCTCTGCGGTCCCAACCAAGCATACAGACCTATCAAAAGCACGCAGATCCAGTTGCCAGGTAACGTGATCAAATTGGTCAGCCAGCTAAGAAAGCAAGCCAAGACCAAGCCTATCGCGAGCAAGTACAGTGATCCGCCGGAGAGTAGACTTACCCACTCGGTTGCGGCAAGGGGCAGCCAACTTGGTTCGTCGAGGTGCATAGCGAAGGTTTCAGCGGGCTTGGTTCGGGATCGGTTTTTGATTCGAGCGTTTTCGTCGGTTGAAGACTCGCACCCGTATTTTCAAACGGAACGAACCGTTAGTGCGGCACGCAGGCACGCAGACACTGCACCGCTTTTCTTCCTCGGTGTGGAACGCAGTGTGTCCGCGCCGGGCAACGTTGCAGATTGCCGAAAGAACCATTGTCCAAACATCGAACGTGATGCTGATCTGCCCAGCGATCGAGGCTTGCAGGCTGTGCTCGT
Coding sequences within it:
- a CDS encoding DUF456 domain-containing protein; the protein is MHLDEPSWLPLAATEWVSLLSGGSLYLLAIGLVLACFLSWLTNLITLPGNWICVLLIGLYAWLGPQSGRLSISLMTLGVTFAIAFVGEVIEFVASAAGAKNAGASTKSTIYSIFGSIVGAVVGGIVGVPIPVVGQIFAAIIFGGLGAAFGAMYGEWTDGRAWRDNWNVGQAAFWGKLFGTIGKFSVGLLIVLTVVVAVCV
- a CDS encoding glycosyltransferase family 4 protein; this encodes MTRKTNDQDGHEESSNPTQPKSNSIDDVAEEATQTTDHVDAPRSMYSPRSMYSPRSMYNPRSMYSPRTNEYSAQASSVSRSSLLTSGTTQDPLPFLEWSIGRPLRIAHLNAALIPAGIEYWLASLARYADPERLQFLRSVIVTDWVDPRQVSRMGMPIEVGGRESVMQAARDCDILFVSDPGQVSHDVCRWLQESPPPISIFIAHGDAEYTRDRLSKIGPVIDHIIAVTEHVRREVCDGWPVSVVLNGVDPHRLVKTRPRSVSRDALGFSQDDFVVGFVGRLSEEKNPQLVIDAVARLPRHCKALLVGYGVMRDFILEHGMKLLPGRFVLAEGDGDLGDLYSAMDAFVMPSRFEGYGLVAMEAMMAGVPVVGTPYGMVSDLIVDGVNGMVVDPNAESIAAAIEKLQRFPRFRRAMIEAGHELAERVGYASDMARNYEQLLQKLWFDRGGTR
- a CDS encoding methyltransferase domain-containing protein, which translates into the protein MPIGSYMAIPTFATELIRQNPGTVLDLGMGFGMLGVAVRQWLDLGVQPWRTHLVGVEIWPAYRNPVWDLYNLIFVRDLREHLNLDRQQYAMVLIGDVIEHFEDEVAIEVLEQARRLVCPNGSLMVITPDDAMEQGAAHGNPYERHRSVWTSDRFVERGFEILIDSKTPQLPPATPTVVARWTNA
- a CDS encoding LuxR C-terminal-related transcriptional regulator, yielding MVYSTAAPDQPRLTDFVAPHAFISQDLSGNITEVSHSITEVLGYSPETLVGRPINTIFSPDCRANDYFRFASDRRPTHLLLSLLSSSGESRVFSVYRNRSIGSGQDDRYHNLLSDVTDEVRQYQTLKSRLETLQSIQRGLSDQEHQVAERIVNGMLNREIAEELQVSERTVDRRRASVMNHYGVDSTAELVCQLSELSHLKTFLQIAGQSTWRTAVNVNELAARPLSRSA